GAAGAGTTTGTATACGTTTTAACAGCTAAGAATAATAAATCTAATACGCTTTTTGATATTATTTCTAAGGAACTAAAACTGTTTTTTGGTAATAGATTATGATATAGATCATTTGTTGATATTGCTTAAAAGTATAATTTTGATAAAATAAACCACTAAAGTTTTCAAAAATGAAAAAGATCGTATCCGTTTTAATTCTTATTGCAGCTGTATTTATGAGTAATTCTTGCAGCAAACATGATGACGAGGTGATAATTGATTGTCTGGCAGAATCTCTGTATGTCAAACTACATAATTCTACAGATGCCGTGAATCCGAAGTTAATGAACTATTCAGTTGAGTACAGTGGAACTGGAACTTTGATTTCTGTAAAATGGACATTTGGAGATGGTACTACGGGAACCGGAAAAGAAGTTACTCATACTTATGCCGCGGCTGGTACATACGAGGCAAAGGCTGAGGTTACGGTTAAAAAAG
The sequence above is drawn from the Flavobacterium sp. N2038 genome and encodes:
- a CDS encoding PKD domain-containing protein is translated as MKKIVSVLILIAAVFMSNSCSKHDDEVIIDCLAESLYVKLHNSTDAVNPKLMNYSVEYSGTGTLISVKWTFGDGTTGTGKEVTHTYAAAGTYEAKAEVTVKKDGTECTSVPKRTVTVN